The following are encoded in a window of Persephonella sp. genomic DNA:
- a CDS encoding PAS domain-containing protein, which yields MDKTFDMFWETEVPENELIISRTDLKGIITYVNETFAKISGYQPEELIGKPHNIIRHPDMPKSVFKDLWETIKQGKTWKGYIKNLRKDKGYYWVYAEISGVYKGGEMVEFKSMRSPVSKEKKKQMQNLYDQMREEEGGDVRVVMYLPKEVYDRLESLSERLGISGEEVLAKLLDEAKI from the coding sequence ATGGACAAAACATTTGATATGTTCTGGGAAACAGAAGTTCCTGAGAATGAGCTGATTATCTCAAGAACAGATCTAAAAGGTATAATCACATATGTTAATGAAACATTTGCAAAGATCTCAGGTTATCAGCCGGAAGAATTGATAGGAAAACCTCACAACATTATAAGACACCCTGATATGCCAAAATCTGTTTTTAAAGATCTTTGGGAAACAATAAAACAGGGTAAAACATGGAAAGGCTACATAAAGAACCTTCGTAAAGATAAAGGTTACTACTGGGTGTATGCTGAGATTTCAGGTGTTTATAAAGGCGGAGAGATGGTTGAGTTTAAATCAATGAGATCTCCAGTTTCCAAAGAAAAGAAAAAACAGATGCAAAATCTTTACGACCAGATGAGAGAGGAAGAAGGAGGTGATGTGAGGGTAGTTATGTACCTGCCAAAAGAGGTTTATGACAGGCTTGAGAGTTTATCTGAGAGATTAGGCATATCCGGGGAAGAAGTTTTAGCAAAACTTTTAGATGAAGCAAAGATATAA
- a CDS encoding nitrite reductase, whose amino-acid sequence MRVTKKTGGMVSAALLAGVVALSIGTAKAEQSAPPITKEEMKKAAQIYFDRCAGCHGMLRKGATGPALTPDRTRKLGTEALEAFIYNGTLGGMPDWGKQGILSKEEINLLARYLQHEPPPPPELSMQQMKSTWKVYMAPEDRPTRPQHSLNWKNFFGVILRDVGKVAIVDGDTKKLVNVVNTGFAVHILRSSASGRYMYAIGRDGKATVIDLWLSKPDKVAEVKVCYDARSIDTSKYHGFEDKYAVVGCYWPPSFVVLDGETLEPKKIVSTSSYYYDTQEFVREARVASIVSSHYDPIWVLNIKEAGQVWLVDYSKVDKGTVKIDMIDAERYLHDGGWDLSKRYFLVAANMRNKVVVIDTKDKELEAIVKVGTKPHPGRGANIDHPKYGPIWCTGHIGEKRIACIGTDPQGHPQYAWKVVKWINLPGEGGGNLFIKTHPKSKYLIADRPLNPDPQLKRSIFVFDKNTFELVKTLKVPEKYKNIRAVHEEFNEDGSEFWISVWGKKDKPTAILVYDANTLKLKKEITGDWVRTPTGKFNVYNTMKDIY is encoded by the coding sequence ATGAGGGTAACAAAGAAAACCGGCGGTATGGTCAGCGCTGCCCTTTTAGCTGGAGTGGTGGCTTTATCAATTGGTACCGCCAAAGCTGAACAATCGGCACCGCCAATAACAAAAGAGGAAATGAAGAAGGCGGCACAGATTTACTTTGACAGATGTGCAGGTTGTCACGGTATGCTGAGAAAAGGTGCCACAGGACCAGCACTTACACCTGACAGAACAAGAAAATTAGGAACAGAAGCTCTGGAAGCTTTTATCTACAACGGAACACTTGGAGGAATGCCTGACTGGGGTAAGCAGGGAATACTGAGCAAAGAGGAGATAAACCTTCTTGCAAGATACCTCCAGCATGAACCCCCACCACCACCTGAACTTTCTATGCAGCAGATGAAATCCACATGGAAAGTTTACATGGCTCCTGAAGATAGACCAACAAGACCCCAACACAGCCTTAACTGGAAAAACTTTTTCGGTGTAATTCTCAGAGATGTAGGTAAAGTTGCGATAGTAGATGGGGATACAAAAAAACTTGTTAATGTGGTAAATACAGGTTTTGCCGTTCACATTCTCAGATCTTCAGCATCTGGTAGATATATGTATGCTATAGGTAGGGACGGTAAAGCTACAGTTATTGATCTGTGGCTTTCAAAACCTGACAAGGTTGCTGAAGTTAAGGTCTGCTACGATGCCAGATCTATAGACACAAGCAAATATCACGGGTTTGAGGATAAATATGCTGTTGTTGGTTGCTACTGGCCGCCATCATTTGTGGTTTTAGACGGAGAAACCCTTGAACCTAAGAAAATTGTTTCAACAAGCTCTTACTATTATGATACACAGGAGTTTGTAAGGGAAGCGAGGGTTGCTTCTATCGTTTCTTCACATTACGATCCTATATGGGTTCTCAACATCAAAGAAGCAGGTCAGGTATGGCTGGTAGATTACTCAAAAGTTGATAAAGGAACTGTTAAGATTGACATGATTGATGCTGAAAGATATCTCCACGACGGTGGATGGGATCTGTCAAAGAGATACTTCCTTGTTGCTGCTAACATGAGAAATAAGGTTGTTGTGATAGATACAAAAGATAAAGAGCTTGAAGCCATTGTAAAAGTAGGAACAAAACCTCACCCAGGAAGGGGAGCAAACATTGACCACCCAAAATACGGTCCTATATGGTGTACAGGACATATTGGAGAGAAAAGGATTGCATGTATCGGAACAGATCCACAGGGACACCCACAGTATGCGTGGAAAGTTGTTAAGTGGATAAATCTTCCCGGTGAAGGTGGTGGAAACCTCTTTATAAAGACACATCCAAAATCTAAGTATCTTATAGCAGACAGACCTCTTAACCCAGATCCACAGCTTAAGAGAAGTATATTTGTGTTTGATAAAAATACATTTGAGCTTGTAAAAACACTGAAAGTGCCTGAGAAGTACAAAAATATCAGGGCTGTTCACGAGGAGTTCAATGAAGATGGTTCAGAATTCTGGATTTCTGTATGGGGTAAGAAAGACAAACCAACAGCGATACTTGTTTACGATGCTAATACCTTGAAACTGAAGAAAGAGATCACAGGAGACTGGGTAAGAACACCGACAGGTAAGTTTAATGTTTATAACACAATGAAGGATATTTACTAA
- a CDS encoding cytochrome D1 domain-containing protein codes for MNRIILLPLTLLIVFGAFAGELAKGSKLYQEHCASCHGVDRAGTVAPPLLPLFLKKIPEKKLIKIIKNGLPATQMPAFSNLSEDDIKKIIAYIKTPSKIQWSEDKISKSIQIKKNYTKKLSVKNIKNIVAVVERGHQKVWIMEETKILDKFNFKNVHGGLKFSPSGWKVYIPSRDGWVGRYDIDKGGFFGKVRACVYLRNISLDRTGKYILVSCWLPKSIVILDAESFRPVRFIKQKGLISAIYELYSQDKAIFTFRNKPLIGFLNTKSFSIKYKKIKEPYEDFFIDPFEGYIVGTSRKGTLLTVYDIKSGEEIFSYPIEGMPHLASATYWYKNGKFLFATPHIGKPYITVWQMYDWKFIKKVNIKGNGFFVRTHPTTPYLWTDNGKDRVILVDKNDYSVRSIETIKGKRVIHTEFSGDGNLSYVSLYNKDGALLIYDSITLKLIKKIPASIPIGKYNIINKSRKYAPFLLGKEVFLAKCWGCHHQTQEAFGPSFRWIVNHRKKDIIISHIMNPEATYRQLGYKRNAMPRLNLSREELEAIVSYMMEFKDAKDN; via the coding sequence ATGAATAGAATAATCCTGCTGCCGCTAACCCTCCTGATTGTTTTTGGTGCCTTTGCAGGGGAGTTGGCAAAGGGGAGCAAACTGTACCAAGAACACTGTGCCTCATGCCACGGGGTGGACAGAGCCGGTACAGTGGCTCCCCCTCTTTTACCTTTATTTTTAAAAAAAATTCCTGAAAAAAAACTGATTAAAATCATCAAAAACGGTCTTCCAGCGACCCAGATGCCTGCCTTTTCCAACCTATCAGAAGATGATATAAAAAAGATTATAGCATACATAAAAACACCTTCAAAAATACAATGGTCTGAAGATAAGATATCAAAATCTATTCAGATAAAAAAAAATTACACAAAGAAACTGTCTGTTAAAAACATTAAAAACATAGTTGCTGTTGTTGAGAGGGGACACCAGAAAGTCTGGATAATGGAAGAAACAAAAATACTTGATAAATTCAATTTTAAAAATGTTCACGGGGGTCTGAAGTTTTCTCCATCAGGGTGGAAGGTCTATATCCCTTCAAGGGACGGCTGGGTAGGAAGGTATGACATTGATAAAGGCGGTTTTTTTGGTAAGGTGAGAGCCTGTGTTTATCTGAGGAATATATCGTTAGACAGAACAGGAAAATATATTCTCGTTTCTTGCTGGCTTCCAAAATCAATAGTGATCCTTGATGCAGAAAGTTTCAGACCTGTCAGGTTTATAAAACAAAAAGGCCTTATCTCAGCCATATATGAACTTTATTCACAGGATAAGGCTATTTTTACATTCAGGAATAAACCCTTAATAGGATTTCTTAACACGAAAAGTTTTTCAATAAAATACAAAAAGATAAAAGAGCCTTATGAGGATTTTTTTATTGATCCTTTTGAAGGATATATTGTTGGCACATCAAGGAAGGGAACATTACTGACAGTATACGATATTAAATCAGGGGAGGAGATATTTTCCTATCCTATTGAAGGAATGCCTCATCTTGCTTCAGCAACCTACTGGTATAAAAACGGAAAATTCCTGTTTGCAACCCCACATATCGGAAAACCCTACATTACTGTGTGGCAGATGTATGACTGGAAATTTATAAAAAAGGTAAACATTAAGGGAAACGGATTTTTTGTAAGAACCCACCCAACCACACCATACCTGTGGACAGATAACGGTAAAGATAGGGTAATTCTTGTTGATAAAAATGATTACTCTGTTAGATCTATTGAAACTATCAAAGGAAAAAGGGTGATACATACAGAATTTTCAGGGGACGGAAACCTATCTTATGTAAGCCTTTATAATAAAGATGGTGCACTTTTGATTTATGACAGCATTACCCTCAAACTTATCAAAAAGATACCGGCAAGCATACCTATAGGAAAATACAACATAATAAACAAATCAAGAAAATACGCACCCTTTTTGCTGGGAAAAGAGGTTTTCCTCGCAAAATGTTGGGGTTGCCACCATCAGACACAGGAGGCTTTTGGTCCATCTTTCAGATGGATTGTTAATCATAGAAAAAAGGATATTATTATTTCGCACATAATGAACCCTGAAGCTACTTATAGACAGCTTGGTTATAAAAGGAATGCAATGCCAAGGCTCAACCTTTCCAGAGAAGAGCTTGAGGCTATCGTTTCTTATATGATGGAGTTTAAAGATGCTAAGGATAACTGA
- a CDS encoding chaperone NapD produces MNISSAVVVTEPKYIKEVLKELEDSGLCEVYFHDEKSGKIIIIIEGEDINEETFKLKQIQTLPHVLSANMVYSYSEEEWQSAAEYLQKLSNDVPEILNDENVRAEDIVYKGHIKGYIS; encoded by the coding sequence ATGAATATCTCAAGTGCTGTTGTTGTAACAGAACCAAAGTATATTAAAGAAGTTCTTAAGGAACTTGAAGACAGTGGTCTTTGTGAAGTTTACTTCCATGATGAAAAGTCAGGAAAAATCATAATCATCATTGAAGGTGAAGACATAAACGAAGAAACTTTCAAGCTAAAGCAGATCCAAACACTCCCCCATGTTCTTTCTGCCAATATGGTTTACTCATACTCAGAGGAGGAATGGCAGTCTGCAGCTGAATACCTTCAAAAGCTCAGCAACGACGTCCCAGAAATACTCAACGATGAAAATGTAAGGGCAGAAGACATAGTTTACAAAGGGCATATTAAGGGATACATCAGTTAA